The DNA window TTCACAAGAACATCACTGTAGATGACAGAAGAGCCCCTAGTGTGTCTGCCCGCTACAGATGGATGTCCCCCTTCATGAGTCTTGTAGAGGGCGGGGGATGACAGACAGCCCAGTACTGATCCTAGGATGTGGTCACCAGCAGTGAACACTCTGTACAAGGACAAGGTGCAGGAAACAGCAGTAACACCGTGATGAGCAAAGAtggtgctgtccccagccacaaAACTGGCCATATGCTGGGGCAGTGTGGTGGATACGCAGAAGGTCTCCAGGGAGAACAAATGTCCCAAGAAGAAGTCCATGGGACATGCAAATGCTGGTTTACCACCACCTGCACAATGATGAGGGTTTTCCCAAGCACAAACACCATGCAGGTCATGAGGGAGAGAAGGATTTTCTAAGGGATGGGAACATTCCCCATTCCTGGTTGGAAGGTACCTCCATGACTTCCCCATTGCATTTTCACCATGGAAGGTTTAAGGtccctcttttccccttgcacTTGGTAGAGAACTTGTGAGGAAAGACTTTTGGTTCTTTTGTAGATGCTTGGGTATCAGACAGAAAGACAAGTCATTGCaggtacatttattttttttttaagtagagtATAGCCTCATGTTCACATAGTCACAGGGTCACACTAGTGAAGTAGACAATTAAGTTGAAATGGGTTGTCCAAATTCCTTTGTGGATAAAATtatcaaagttaaaaaaaaaaaaaagaataaaagacaacacaaacacaaaactgacaacaacaacaaactaatAAGAAAGGATGGACCTGTAATGAGTTACATTCTGAGTCATATATTGAAATAGATGGACACTCTAGAGCTTCTGGAAATCAttcagtcatcagtttccacattGCATTCTTGAGCTCCTGGTttctcatgctgtagatgagggggttcagtgctggaggcaccaatgAGTACAGAACTGCCACCACCAGATCTAGAGATGGCAAAGAGATGGAAGGGGACTTCAGGAAAGCAAACAGGCCAGTGCTTataaacagggagaccacagccaggtgagggaggcatgtggaaaaggctttgtgctgtccctgttcagaggggatcctcagcaccgccctgaagatctgcacataggacagtacaaggaaaacaaaacatcctaAAATGGCAAAAGTACTGAAAACAAGAAGTTTAaattccctgaggtaggcatctgagcaggagagcttaaGGATCTGGGGAAGTTCACAGAAGAACTGTTCGATGGCATTACCTTGGCAAAGCGGTATAGAAAATGTATTGAccgtgtgcagcagagaatAGAGGAacccagtgccccaggcagctgctgccatgtggacacaagctctgctgcccaggagggtcccgtagtgcagaggtttgcagatggcaacgtagcggtcgtaggccATGACTGTGAGAATAAagtactctgctgaaatgaaaaagacaaagagaaatacctgtgcagcacatcctgcataggagaTGGCATTGGTCTGCCAGAGGGAGTTGCCTATGGCTTtagggacagtggtggagatggagcccaggtcaacgagagagaggttgaggaggaagaagtacatgggggtgtggaggtgctggtcacaggctatagCGATGATAATGAGGCTGTTGCCCAgaagggcagccaggtagatgcccaggaagagccagaagtgcaagagctgcagctcccgtgtgtctgtgaaagccaggaggaggaactgggtgatggagctgctgttggacatttgctgtttctggTCATGGGGACCTGTCCAACGAGGAAAAGGCAGTGAGAAACTAGGGCAGAGTTCTCTGAGCAAAATGTATTCCACTTCTCTTGGAAATCCCCTAGACTGACTTACCCCGTTCAGGTGCCTTTCATGAGCTGTGGTTGGTGCTGGCTGATGGTGTCACTGGGAAGAAGCATCTTTGTTGTGGACTATACTGAATTCAGTCCTGCCCTACAGCAACAGAGAAATAGAAGAACAGGCTGATCTCAGATTATATCAACTCATGATATCAAAGACCATTTAAGCATTGTCACTCCCATTTCACCTAATGGCAGAGCACAGCTGTAGAGATCtcgttttgtttattttattctaactGCCCCACCACAGATGAGGAGGTTTCgtatgtttttttgtttgtttgttaaggCAGAAATGCTAGGTATTTCTGCTGCACTGCAAGTGAAACCTCATGGGTGCTGACAGGCAAAGGGACTGTCCCTTAGTGCAGAGTGGGGACAGCTGATCTGTCCATCAGTCCTGGTCccagctgccctgtgccagcacCTATTGAGCTGGAGGACGATCGCCCCCCGGTGTTCCCCTGAGCAGAAACTGgacactgctgagagcagaggacTCCAATTTCCAAGGGCTGATCTCCAAACCCCTGGCCCCGTCTCATTGTACATGAAGAGGAtctcagctctgccctcccaGTCAGGGACACAGAGGGCTCATTGCATTATACAGACGATGAGACACATTGTCATGGCCTTAGTGCCGAAGTGTCTTCTCCATGAGACTCCTCTCTGGGGCAGAGAGTGTCCATGGGAGAGCTGTGTCCTGGTGGGGACAGTCTGCAGCCTAGTAGAACTCCCAGGGAAAAAGTCAAAATTCCTAAAGATGGGGTGTCCTGAGGTGAGGGTCAGCTCATTGCCAGCCCCACACATTCACATGCCCAGAGGCCCAGGTAACCTTGGGTCAAAGGCAATCAGAACAAGACATGTAACACAGATAAATGCCCCAGTGGTCCTGCCAagggaggaaggacagggacagacagacaggcacTTGGAGGTTTCTCCTCACTGGGAGTTGGGTGCTAAGGAGAAGGCTCGGCCTGAAGCCCCACAACCCTGGAATCAAAGGCTTGTGCTGGGTGGGAGGAACCAGGGGGTTGCTCTGGGAAAGCATCTGCACTGCAGGAAGTGTTGGGGAGGTGCCTAAATCCCCAGTCCCTTGGCATTTCTGGGAACATTGCCTTCTGCCTCTCTGCCTAtgtctctgctgcttgcagCTGTCCCTGGAGCTGCTTTCCTGTGCCCAGGTCACCTCCCTCTCTGTGCCCTTGTCACCTCCCTGTCTGTGCTCACAGACAACATCCCACCCGCTCTGTGCTCAGTTATGTTCTGCAGATGCCTCCTGGCAGCAGGGAAcggcccaggggcagctctgtgagTGCAGGGTCAGGACTGCTTtagcagggggttggactagttgatctccagaggtctgtTCCAACCccaatgattctgtgattctgtaagaaGCTGCCAGTGCCCACCCAGCCAATCAAGAGGGAAACACTCAAAGCAAAGTCTCCTCacctttcaggaaaatatttcctttatattATTCTTGAAAGTTCCCTTGGAAATGCTCAACGATTACCTGGAACTGGGAGCAAACCTgtcccacacagcacccttttgacagcagaaggaccctaccctgccctgccaggggtCATTTCTTCCACCCGCAACTTCTCCCTGCACCAccatggggatctccccgggcaggctgagtgccgaccctggcaggcggcagagtccctgccccagcacacagccctggggtgcagggaccctgctctgaaGGACAGCTCTGGGCGCTCCTGGCTGCATACCTGGCTTTACACACCTGCAACCATGCCCAGGCAAAAGGCAGCTGTCATGCCCTGTCCCTCTGAtggtgcagaaggcaatccctgctctggaGCATGGCCTCCTTGACATTAGAGAAATGAAGAGAGTCCTCCTGACAGGTCTTATAAGCTGTCAGATGTATCACTTTTAGGAGATCCCTCCAGGAACTGCacctgcattgccctgcacccagagacttaccatgtaGATGGCTGTGAAATTTTCTCCCTCAGGaatctctcagcatcctcccactcCCAACTGCCTCtaacctctctctgcctggctcctctcccctcggtgctgcaggcagagccctcagccttGCTGCGCTtcgcagaggagctgctcctgggcagagctgtctctctgcagcactgccgcttgccatgagctccctgtgtcccaggagcccggaacagctcagcagcacaggagcagcccaaggcagcactttctctgtcccctctgggctccctccggGTGTCCCTGGGGTACCTGGGGATCCTGCTGTGGAACAGGCTGAAGTCATCACTGATGGTCCCTCCCTCAGCTGTGGAGAAACACTCATTTCCAGCAGAGACATTTCTCCTAATAACAAAAGAGTTGGACATAAGAatcacctttctttttctcagcattagacaggacacccaggcagggacagggagggataTGCTTTACCCTTGCTGAGGGAAGGGATTCATCTGAGTCAATCGAGGCATCTCATCCTGGGTTTGTGGTCCTGGGGTTGGAAGTGAACTCAGCTCTCACCTATGGCTGCCACAAACCCACAGGAGGTGGGACTCCTCTTGCCTCAGTTCAGGTGGGTACAAAAGAGGCACCTTCTGCCTGGGAGCTGCTTGTCTCAGCTGTTGTTCAGACAGCCGAGTTGTTCAGACCCAAACAACGAGTGACATCTGGGGTGTCAGTGGTGGTCCAAGATACATGCAGGCAGATTCAAGGTCCAATGGAGCAATGCTGAAACAGGGCAGTTTCTGGGAACAGCATTTTTGAGACCAGCAGGGAATTCCTTTGGGCAAATGAAAGGACAGCAGCTGATCATGTTTGGGACAAAGAAACCTGTCCCTCCTCAGTATGTTCTTGTCTAAAACCCATATACAGCTGGCCAAATGTAGCCATTGCCATAGGGAGAGCTcagcctttctcctcctcttctccatcaCGTGTATTTGCTAGGCTTCCACTGAGAATAATGGCATGTGTCTCGGTTATATCCCTCCATCACCCAACCTGATTCAGGGCAGCTGCTCAATATCATGGCCAAATCCAGGCCTGTGCTGCTACCTGAGGTGTGTACAGGGCTCTCCAGCACAACTGCATTTGTCTGGTAGGGACAGCACAGCACCTATAGAAAGCCATGCGCACTCAGAGCAGGTGTGGGACAGACCACCCAGGGCATCTCGGACAGACCCACTTTCTCTGGGtcagtgactggtcaccagcacTGTGCTGAGACaaggtctctcccacctccatCTGGTAGATACAGGCCAAGCAGGAATATGAAGCGTGTCCCACCGGGGTCTGCACTCATGTGTCTCTGCTCCTGAACTCTGCTGgttcttctctctcctgtccTTTACTCATCCCATTGATGGTGTTATTATCAAGGTGTTCCTGGATCACAGGATGTCCCCAGTGAATGGAAAAAGGGAATATCATGCCcatctaaaacaaaaccaaaaccaaacacaaaaaccaaccaaacaaaccccacaccaccaccaaaaaaattccaaaaccaacaaacctacCAAACCCCAAGATGTAAAAAGGAGGACCCTAGGAACTACCACCCACTCAGCCTCTCTTCTGTGCCTGGAAAGGTCATtgagcagatcctcctggaggCTCTGTTGAAACATATGGAAGACACCGAGCTGATTAGAGACAGTTAACAAGGCTGCATCAAGGGTAAATCATGCCTGACTAAGCTAGTGGACTCCTGTGATGGAGTGACCGCATCAGCGGAGAAGGGAAGAGCTATGAATGTCATGTATAGGGGCTTCTGTATGACCTTTCATACAGCCCCCAACAAAAAATTGCTGAGATATTGGTGTGATGGACAGATGGGTAAGGAATTGACTGGATGGCTGTGTCCAAAGAGTAACAGTCAGTAGCTCGTGTCCAAGTAAAAAGCAGGAAGGAGCAGTTTCCGTCAGGTGTCCATACTGGGACGAATACTGTTCAATATCTCAATAAATGATATACACAGTGGGACTCAgtacaccctcagcaagtttgcaggtcacagaaccatagaacaTCTCCAGCTGGAAGGGATCCACatggatcatcaagtccaactccccGCTCCTCGCAGGATGACctaaaccatatgactaagagcatcCTCCAGATGCTCCCTGAACTCTGACAGGTTTGGTGACATGGACACAGTGAGATGAGTTATGTGTGGTACATTGAAGAACATGGACACTTTGTAGCTTCTGGCAGGCATCCAGTCACCAGTTTCCACACTGCgtcctggagctcctggttcctcatgctgtagatgagggggttcactgctggaggcagcaccgagtacagaacagacacgaTCAGATTCAGGGATGGGGAGGACAcggaggggggcttcaggtgaGAAAATATGAGAGTGATCaaaaacagggagaccacggccaggtgagggagacacatggaaaaggctttgtgccgtccctgctcagaagggatcctcagcacggccctgaagatctgcacataggacagcatgatgaacacaaaacaccccaaaTATACAAAAGTACTAAACACGAGAAGTCTAaattccctgaggtaggcatctgagcaggagagcttaaGGATCTGGGCAagttcacagaagaactggtccacagcattgcccttgcagaggggtactgaaaatgtattggctgtgtgtagcagagcatggagaaacccagtgccccaggcagctgctgccatgtggacacaagctctgctgcccaggatggtcctgtagtgcaggggtttgcagatggcaacatagcggtcataggccatgacTGTGAGAATAAagtactctgctgaaatgaaaaacacaaacagaaacagctgtgcagcacatcctgcataggaaatgactCTGGTGTTCCAGAGGCAactggccatggatttggggagagtggtggagatacagcccaggtcgaggagggacaggttgaggaggaagaagtacatgggggtgtggaggtgctggtcacaggctacggtggtgatgatgaggccattGGCCAGGAGAGCAGACAAGTAGattcccaggaagagccagaagtgcaagagccgCAGCTCCTGTGTATCTCCAAACTCCATgaggaggaacagggtgatggagctgctgttggacatcttCTGCCCCTGGTCATGATGACCTgtccaaggaggaaaaggcagtgaGAAGTTAGGGCAGAGTTTCTTTGAGGAAAATATATTCAATTTCTCATGGAAATCCCCTAGACTGCCTTGGCCCTTTCATGTCCCTTTTATGAGCTCTGCTTTGTGCTCACTGACTGTGTCTCTGGGAGCAGGGGGCTCTGCTGTGGATGCACAAATATCCCAATGCTCCTGTCAAGGCAGGAATGACAAGGACAGGCATTTCTCCTCTTTGGGGTTACGATTCCAAGAGGACTCAGCCTTAAACCCCACCACCCTGGGAGCAGACACTGTGCTGGGTGAGAGACCTGGGAGTCGCTCCAGGAAAGTGTCTGCACTGTGGGGGATGGCAGGGACGAGCTTGAATTTCATCTTCCAACAGCATTTCCGGCAGCAGTTCCTTCTCCGTCCCTACTCCTGTCTCTGCCgtctggagctgtccctgccaggagctgcttctctctccccatgTTTCATCCCTGGTTGTGTTCATAGTCCCCATCCCACtgtctgctcagctctgccctgcagaccccctGGCAGTGGCCCCTGCCCAGAGGCATCTCTTTATGGGCAGGGATTCAGGAGGAACTCAGAATATCCTAATGAGAACTGGGGTCTGAGTGCCTTCTccagaagagaagaataaaCTATTAACTGCCACTGCTCTCCTAGCCAACCACGAGGAGAAAACTCAAAACCCCCACTTGGAAATACGCTGGGGGTGACCTGGATCTCTGAGCAGTGCTGTCCCGTGCAGCACCCTCTCGACAGCAGGACCCTGCCTGCCCTGATGTGGTCCCTctttccacccacagcttctccccgcagcaccgtggggatctcccaggcaggctgagtgctgaccctggcaggtggcacagTCCCTGCCTCagcacacagccctggggtgcagggaccctgctctgcaggacagctctGGGCACCCCTCCTGCACATCCAGCTTCACACTGCTGCAGCCATCTCTAGGAGAAGGCAGTTGTTATGCCTTTCTCCTCTGATGGTGCCTCAGGGAAACCCTGCTCCAGAGCTTGTCCTCCTTCTCCACACCAGACCAGTCAAGACAGTCATCTTGACAGGTCCTATCCGTTATGGGAGGTACCAGCTCTAGAAGATCCCTCCAGGATGCTCATCTGAATTTCCCCACTCCCACAGACTTACTGTGTCAAAAGTTGTGAAGGTTTCTCCATGAACAAGAGATCACCTTTAAGCTCTTCCTTTCTCACTCCTGTCccctcagtgctgcaggcagtgccctcagccctgctgcgctttgcagaggagctgctcctgggcagagctgtctctttACAGTGCTAGCTGgttgccatgagctccctgtgtcccagagcCCATCCCAGCTCAGCaacacaggagcagcccaaggtggCACTTTTTCTTggccctctgggctccctccaggtgtccctggggctccagggtaACTTGCTGTGAAACAGGCTGAAGTCATCACTGATGGTCCCTCCCTCAGCTGGGGAGAAACACTTATTTCCAGCAGTGTTAGTTCTTTTCTCAGAGATAGAGTTACAtctaaaaattctttttttgtcttattaTCAAACCGGACACCTAGACAACGACAGGCAGGGTTCTGCTTTATCACTTCTGAGGGGAGTCAGCTCAGTCAGTTAAAATATCTCATCCTGTGTTTCTATTGCTAGCGCTGGAAGTGGACTCAGCTATCTGCCACGGCTGCCAGAAACCCAGGGAGCTGGGATTCCTTTTGCTGCAGTTCAGGTGTGCATTAAATAGGCACCTGTATGTGAATTCCTGGTCTCAGCTTCCATGGTAAGTAATGAAGATGTAGGTCAGGAGTGAGCTGTTCAGATGAAATACCTGGTGACTTTTGAGGTTCCAGAGGTTGTCCAAGCTTGTTCATCCCACTGACACTGtccttatttattatttgtttgtcAGCCAATGCTGCCATCTGACCTTGGAGCAAGTAGCCCAGAAAGTTTCTGCAATGTCAATATTTGGAAGTTTTCAAACCCAGAATGCATAAATTCCCGAGCAACTGTGTGTAATGGGATAGATACCTTTGCTGTGGGTAAGAGGTTGGTCTAGAGTCCTAATGAGGTCCCATCCAGCATGAGTGAATGCACATTTCCTTCAATCACAGGACTTCCCTTCCACACGATTGTTAAAAGACTCAGATTTCCCACAAGTGTGGAAGTAGATCAGATTTAAGTTAGGTTGGcttatctgtttctttcttgtcccacaccagccactgctgctcagaTGAAGAGCTGCTTGGCAGGTACTGGCAAACAGCCTTGATTACCTCTGTTGCTTaagttccattttcttttcctctcttttcagcCATCCAAGTTCTTCTCTTTGATTGTTTTTGTTCCAGCTGAGACAAACAGCCCACTTCTGTTTGCTCTTTCCTCACTGGCCCTGCCTTTGCTTGCTCTGCAGCTGTTTCTGAGATAGTCAGCATGATTAATCCTATGATGGAGGGAAATTCCTTTGAAGCAGAACTACCTTTCAGCATTTGTAGTGCCTCGCAACTCCTCCTGCTGTTGTCTTGTGAGAGACACCACCATCAGGGTAAGACATCTGCACACAGGCATTAACTGCTGACTAAATGGATCTTCAGTCCAAGGGCACCCTGAGAAGCAGAAACCTTTTAAAGTTTACAAGGAGAAGTGGCTGGTCCTGCTGATGGGAAGAATAAGCCTGTACATCAGGGCCAGCTGGGCCCGGATTCGCTGAGCAGTGAAgatgaggagaagggcctgggcaaGGTGATATTTTAGGGACCAACACCTTCTACCTCGGTCATGTGCCCACTCAGAGAGAaactgcaggagagaggaggctggtCTGTGCCCTTGCTGCCATGGACAGACTGGCAAGGTGCCCCAGGACATTTGTCTCTCCCAtggccatttccagcactggccactCACCCCAGCTGATGGGTGAGCTTTGCTCTCTGTCCATCTGCTTCCTCCTGTGGGACTCGGTGCCTGTGTCAGGGaactgccagccctgcccggcctCTCTTCTTGCCCAGAGCttggcagagccagagcagggctgtctgcagACCCTGCCTGGGacacagctggggctgggctgggacctcattgcagtctgcaccttcctcaagGGGGGCAATAGGGGGGGATGTGCTGATCTTCTCCCCCTGGGGACATAAGGAAATACAATGAAGCTGCATGAGAGGATGTTCAGATCGGACATTAAGAATAGATTCTTCACTTGGAGGGCTGTTAGTCACTGGAATGGGCTCTTTAGGGAAGTAGTCATGGCACCAAGCCTGTCAAGAGTTCGAGGAGCATCTGGACGATATTCTCAGTCTTATGGTTAAGTGTGAGGACTCCCTGCGAAGAGCAGGGAGTTAGCCTcaatgatccttatgggtccctttcAACTTGAAATATTCTATGATCTTCAAGCTCAAGGACAGTCCATCCCAGAtccattttgtgtgtgtgtgtatgtgtgtatgtgtgtatgtgtgtatgtgtttgtccCTTTCTGGGGTAACTGGGGAGATGTGGGGATCCAAGGCCAAGTTCTGGACAGACTGCAGACTTAAGACCTGCTCTGGGTGGGATCTAAACCCTAAGTGTGTCATCTGGATATATATTTTACGTTCACATAGCCAGCCAcacagagagacatggcggggttggggaggtgatgagcaaggttgtccatacagtgatggaccccAGCAAGACTGCTTTTGCTATCGGTCCACATCTCCTtaggagacactctgcaccagtatcaCCTGGAGAATTCTTCTATGATTTCTTCAAAGTGCTCTTTACGTACCTTCCTCTTTAACTACACTATTGAAACTTACATAAAGCAGCGGACAAGTCTTGAAGACTGGATGTAAATGATTGAAATGACATGGCTCTGTCTGTCTTCtctgataactgccagtcccaggcaaaTATCTCAGATAAACTGGGGCCTCTAGAGTTTTGCACTGGGTGCTTATGGTCAcaccatggagctctgcctgaaaacctGAGGACTGCTCTCAATacttcaaaccaaaccaaaccaaaaattttAAGAGATGAAGTGATTCAATACTTTCAATAAAATTTTTGTGGAATTTCTATACTaccaaaatattctgaattttcagaatgtgCACTAATTGTAGGAGAAGAGATACTGTCGTTGGCCTGTGCTTGCATTGCCAGAATTCTGTCTATTATACGTACTATTTATCTTCCGGACATTCAAGATGTTTCTGCCTGTCCTTATTCAGCTCACCGTGTCTGAAgccatctcttcagaagcctgtctggacatttgcacttttcattgttctccagaggttcttcctTCACTTACTCTTTGATCGCTCAGATCCCTCTCTCCTCTcactctgctttgagcttcagggaggtaaagctgaattgtctttcaccACTctctctcatactccctgtaggcaactcttcagttgTGTTGATGGATATCACTGCAAGTTGTTTGCAATACCCCTACAACTGAGAGGTGTATTACATTGTTCATTAAGTtgtactgtgttttcttttcacttgtttttcgtgtttttttttttttaatttttctttcctccaattCAAAAAACCCTCTGTGCCTTTTTACATCCAGTTCTCTAAGGAAAACAGGCAGGAATTCCTGAATAGAAGCTTTAAAATCGAGGTGCAAAATTCAGTGGAGAAGCCTGATGTaaagtgatgtaactcccaGGGGGCCAAggagcaaaacagcaaaatggagaggtgaggagcaagggtgtccatgCTGATTTTCCCACCTGGTCACAACTCCTTAAGAGACGCTATGC is part of the Caloenas nicobarica isolate bCalNic1 chromosome 21, bCalNic1.hap1, whole genome shotgun sequence genome and encodes:
- the LOC135996982 gene encoding olfactory receptor 14I1-like, producing the protein MSNSSSITQFLLLAFTDTRELQLLHFWLFLGIYLAALLGNSLIIIAIACDQHLHTPMYFFLLNLSLVDLGSISTTVPKAIGNSLWQTNAISYAGCAAQVFLFVFFISAEYFILTVMAYDRYVAICKPLHYGTLLGSRACVHMAAAAWGTGFLYSLLHTVNTFSIPLCQGNAIEQFFCELPQILKLSCSDAYLREFKLLVFSTFAILGCFVFLVLSYVQIFRAVLRIPSEQGQHKAFSTCLPHLAVVSLFISTGLFAFLKSPSISLPSLDLVVAVLYSLVPPALNPLIYSMRNQELKNAMWKLMTE
- the LOC135996980 gene encoding olfactory receptor 14I1-like, whose amino-acid sequence is MSNSSSITLFLLMEFGDTQELRLLHFWLFLGIYLSALLANGLIITTVACDQHLHTPMYFFLLNLSLLDLGCISTTLPKSMASCLWNTRVISYAGCAAQLFLFVFFISAEYFILTVMAYDRYVAICKPLHYRTILGSRACVHMAAAAWGTGFLHALLHTANTFSVPLCKGNAVDQFFCELAQILKLSCSDAYLREFRLLVFSTFVYLGCFVFIMLSYVQIFRAVLRIPSEQGRHKAFSMCLPHLAVVSLFLITLIFSHLKPPSVSSPSLNLIVSVLYSVLPPAVNPLIYSMRNQELQDAVWKLVTGCLPEATKCPCSSMYHT